Proteins from a genomic interval of Deltaproteobacteria bacterium:
- a CDS encoding tetratricopeptide repeat protein, translating to MVVQKREQKRDGKVSGMARRILAGVVAALFAATLSFAGDVESISEAIAKSDDRAEQARLYKKLGDRFASGEDYTSAADAYLEALTRGRELFTPAERVKIAVYISWADRLQEAIHELELVLSEDAENREARITLARVLSWAGRNDEAIEEADAXVRFPAGAHLRLPGGRLHRGGQKERTAPRAEVRLPGAGPEEAEHHAEQGVAAEPGRAVQLLQRHRRQRGPSVRALPELLGGPVEVVGPLPAHHRRGSDQKEQG from the coding sequence ATGGTAGTTCAGAAAAGGGAACAAAAGAGGGACGGGAAGGTGAGCGGCATGGCGAGAAGGATCCTGGCGGGTGTCGTAGCGGCGCTGTTCGCGGCGACCCTTTCCTTTGCGGGCGACGTGGAATCGATATCCGAGGCCATCGCGAAAAGCGATGACAGGGCGGAGCAGGCCCGGCTATATAAAAAGCTGGGCGATCGCTTCGCTTCCGGGGAAGACTACACATCTGCCGCCGACGCCTACCTGGAAGCGCTCACGCGCGGCCGGGAACTCTTCACCCCGGCGGAGAGGGTGAAGATCGCCGTCTACATATCCTGGGCCGACCGGCTCCAGGAGGCGATACACGAGCTCGAGCTCGTTCTTTCGGAGGACGCGGAGAACCGGGAGGCACGGATCACCCTCGCCCGGGTCCTTTCCTGGGCGGGAAGAAACGACGAGGCCATCGAGGAGGCGGACGCNNCAGTTCGATTCCCGGCTGGGGCTCACCTACGCCTTCCTGGAGGACGGCTACATAGAGGAGGCCAGAAAGAGCGCACAGCTCCTCGAGCCGAGGTACGGCTACCAGGAGCGGGCCCTGAAGAAGCTGAACATCACGCTGAGCAGGGAGTCGCGGCCGAACCTGGCCGCGCAGTACAGCTACTACAACGACACCGACGACAACGAGGTCCATCGGTTCGGGCTCTCCCAGAACTACTGGGCGGGCCGGTGGAAGTCGTCGGTCCACTTCCGGCACACCACCGCCGAGGATCCGATCAGAAAGAACAGGGCTAA